ACCACCGCCTCCTCCAAACGACCCGCCTCCAAACGAAGATCCGCCGTACCCCCCGCCCCAGGAGGAACGTCTCCCTCCCAGCATGCTGCCTAGCAGGAGTCCGGTCATCATTCCGCCCCCGCCTCCCCAGCGCGAGTAACCCCGGCGGCGGCCCATCGAAGAAAAGAGAAAGTACATCATCAATAAGGGAAGTATCCCGCCGAGAAAACCTCCTCTTCTCCGGGAGCGCTGTCGAACACGCATACGATGGGGAGGAATCCCGCTGAGTTTCACTTGTTGGGCATCGGCCACCTTGTTGGCAACGAGGACCGTCAAGCGGTGTAGCCCCTCGCCAAATTGGCCCTGCTTGAAAAATTGCTTCGTGACGGACCGCGATGCGGAACCCGCCCACGAATCGGGAAGCACCCCTTCGAGTCCATAACCCACATGAACCCTCACCTGGCGCTCTTTCACGGCCAGGAGGATCAACACGCCGTTGTCCTCCTTCGCCCGGCCCAGCTTCCAGAGCTCCGCATGACGCTGCGCGAAGCCGAAGACGTCCTCACCATCCGTAGTTTGCACTGTCAGGACCTTGATCTGCGCGGTCGTCTTCTGCTCTAACTCACGCAGCCATCCT
This genomic stretch from Candidatus Manganitrophaceae bacterium harbors:
- a CDS encoding TPM domain-containing protein is translated as MAGTNLSCFMGRSRFSWRLLMRGKRIYCPLFIFVLLVLGWPSLSSGEVTVRDPGRFIVDQAGIISGGIKQGMEGWLRELEQKTTAQIKVLTVQTTDGEDVFGFAQRHAELWKLGRAKEDNGVLILLAVKERQVRVHVGYGLEGVLPDSWAGSASRSVTKQFFKQGQFGEGLHRLTVLVANKVADAQQVKLSGIPPHRMRVRQRSRRRGGFLGGILPLLMMYFLFSSMGRRRGYSRWGGGGGMMTGLLLGSMLGGRRSSWGGGYGGSSFGGGSFGGGGGFGGGGGGAGW